In Haloarcula halophila, a single window of DNA contains:
- a CDS encoding thiol-disulfide oxidoreductase DCC family protein gives MAEASDEDHGPVLLFDGVCNLCNWLVQTIVPRDPEGRISFASLQSEYGTRVRASHGLSTDSLDSVVLVDGERVYTKSRAVIRVLELLGWPYRLATVGRLVPVRISDFVYDLVADRRYEWFGRKDQCMVPDDDISDRFVGGTDSPRSRSGS, from the coding sequence GTGGCCGAGGCCAGCGACGAGGATCACGGCCCGGTCCTCCTCTTCGACGGCGTGTGTAACCTCTGTAACTGGCTCGTCCAGACGATCGTCCCCCGGGACCCCGAGGGTCGGATCAGTTTCGCGTCACTGCAATCGGAGTACGGGACGCGGGTCCGAGCGTCCCACGGCCTTTCGACGGACTCGCTCGACTCCGTCGTCCTCGTCGATGGCGAGCGGGTCTACACGAAGTCACGGGCCGTCATCAGAGTCCTGGAGCTGCTTGGATGGCCGTACCGGCTCGCTACTGTCGGCCGACTCGTTCCCGTCCGGATCAGCGATTTCGTCTACGATCTCGTCGCCGACCGTCGCTACGAGTGGTTCGGCCGGAAAGACCAGTGTATGGTCCCCGACGACGACATCAGTGACCGGTTCGTCGGCGGCACCGACTCTCCCCGGTCCCGGTCGGGATCGTAG
- a CDS encoding ATP-binding protein: MSSGSFRSSSPALIAGVGVLLLVAAITHHITELFVLDTAVGPIAALVLDVPAAVGLTYAGYWLSRTTLDQRERWTVCVWCFAGVILFVAVIGATLGIQFIEGRTVSEPGFSLLIAAEAGGVAGFLGGYYNARARASARRATTARNALGFVNELIRHDLRNDLNVIHGHADLLADADRNTNEPGDPAIVREKSMEALTRIETSRAIASTLLHDPELDPVDVVPIVREITTQFDDAFQATVTVDLPESAVVSANAGIRSVLDNLVENAIEHNDSAEPRVEVTVHNEPETVTITVADNGPGIDSVGQEQLLNADAATGGGGLSLAATLVENFGGELDVTESPLGGTAVEVTLPTAE; encoded by the coding sequence ATGTCCTCCGGCTCTTTCCGATCCTCCTCGCCAGCCCTTATCGCCGGAGTCGGTGTCCTGTTGCTCGTCGCTGCCATCACCCATCACATTACGGAGTTGTTCGTTCTCGACACCGCCGTGGGGCCGATCGCTGCGCTGGTGTTGGATGTCCCCGCAGCGGTGGGACTGACCTACGCCGGCTACTGGTTGTCGCGGACGACCCTCGATCAACGCGAACGCTGGACGGTGTGTGTCTGGTGTTTCGCCGGTGTCATCCTGTTCGTCGCCGTCATCGGAGCGACGCTCGGCATCCAGTTCATCGAAGGGCGGACGGTCTCCGAACCCGGCTTCTCGCTGTTGATCGCTGCCGAGGCCGGTGGCGTCGCCGGCTTTCTGGGGGGCTACTACAACGCCCGTGCTCGGGCGAGCGCACGCCGTGCCACTACCGCCAGAAACGCGCTCGGGTTCGTCAACGAGCTCATCCGACACGACCTCCGGAACGACCTGAACGTGATCCACGGACACGCGGACCTGCTCGCCGACGCCGACCGGAACACGAACGAACCGGGTGATCCAGCGATCGTCCGTGAGAAGTCCATGGAGGCCCTGACCCGGATCGAGACCAGTCGAGCGATCGCTTCGACGCTCCTCCATGACCCCGAACTCGACCCCGTCGATGTCGTCCCGATCGTCCGTGAGATAACGACCCAGTTCGACGACGCTTTCCAGGCGACGGTCACGGTCGATCTCCCGGAGTCGGCGGTCGTCTCGGCGAACGCCGGTATCCGCTCGGTGCTGGACAATCTCGTCGAGAACGCGATCGAACACAACGACTCGGCCGAGCCGAGAGTCGAGGTAACAGTCCACAACGAGCCGGAGACAGTCACGATCACGGTCGCCGACAACGGCCCGGGGATCGACTCGGTGGGGCAAGAACAGTTGTTGAACGCCGATGCCGCCACCGGTGGCGGCGGTCTCTCGCTTGCTGCGACGCTCGTGGAGAACTTCGGCGGCGAGCTCGACGTTACCGAGTCGCCGTTGGGCGGGACCGCTGTCGAGGTGACCCTGCCGACCGCCGAGTGA
- a CDS encoding PAS domain-containing sensor histidine kinase, which yields MEATDRANDRTRETPFVDLFREELITRRHADARLAAVIDCVQNPTFLKDADGRYVVCNDEFVSFVERDRDAIIGKRTAEFRPDLARVCDTTDAQLLASGGTEQLELTIELANGNRDIVVERRGYDGDGFSGIVGVIQDVTLQQRRETELREQTRNLEILNQVTRHDIRNDMQVILGMADVLRGYVDEEGQQYLERLAESGKHVVDLTRQARDLTETMLSGDEELTAMSLRPALEAQVDEVGSAYDRAVVTIADTIPEAEVIADEMLSSVFRNIIANGIQHNDSEVPRVTVTATTDEDFAEVRIADNGPGVPDERKTEIFGRGEKGLESSGTGLGLYLVDSLVEKYGGEVQVTDGKEGAEFVVRLPLATATTAVE from the coding sequence ATGGAGGCGACGGATAGAGCCAACGACAGGACACGGGAGACCCCGTTCGTCGATCTGTTCCGGGAGGAACTGATCACCCGCCGACACGCCGACGCGCGGTTGGCCGCCGTCATCGACTGTGTCCAGAACCCAACGTTTCTCAAGGACGCTGACGGTCGATACGTGGTCTGTAACGACGAGTTCGTGTCGTTTGTCGAGCGGGATCGAGACGCGATCATCGGCAAGCGAACCGCGGAGTTCCGCCCGGATCTCGCAAGGGTCTGTGATACCACCGACGCACAGTTGCTCGCCAGTGGTGGCACCGAACAACTGGAGTTGACGATCGAACTGGCCAACGGGAACCGGGACATCGTCGTCGAGCGGCGCGGCTACGACGGGGACGGGTTCAGTGGAATCGTCGGTGTCATTCAGGACGTGACGCTCCAACAACGCCGTGAAACCGAACTCCGCGAGCAGACACGGAACCTGGAAATACTGAACCAAGTCACCCGCCACGACATCCGAAACGACATGCAGGTCATCCTGGGGATGGCCGACGTGTTGCGCGGGTACGTCGACGAGGAGGGACAGCAGTACCTCGAACGCCTCGCCGAAAGCGGTAAACACGTCGTCGACCTCACGCGGCAAGCCCGGGACCTGACCGAGACGATGTTGAGCGGCGACGAGGAGCTGACGGCGATGTCGCTTCGCCCCGCCTTGGAAGCACAGGTCGACGAGGTGGGGTCGGCATACGACAGGGCGGTCGTCACTATCGCCGACACCATCCCGGAGGCGGAAGTCATCGCGGACGAGATGCTCTCTTCGGTCTTCCGGAACATCATCGCGAACGGCATCCAGCACAACGATTCCGAGGTCCCCAGAGTGACCGTCACCGCGACGACAGACGAGGACTTCGCCGAGGTGCGGATCGCCGACAACGGGCCTGGCGTCCCGGACGAACGCAAAACCGAGATCTTCGGCCGCGGCGAAAAGGGCCTGGAGAGTTCCGGGACCGGGCTGGGGCTGTACCTCGTCGACAGCCTCGTCGAGAAGTACGGCGGCGAAGTCCAGGTCACCGACGGCAAGGAGGGTGCCGAATTCGTCGTTCGGCTCCCGCTCGCGACTGCAACAACGGCTGTGGAGTGA
- a CDS encoding PAS domain-containing protein: MADDRSPNRLASGGRGAGEVPLPERGATTVTVAVPDGRDQQLLTETLSEYELRRVEDGISEGTDICVVGVGQLDDCRTRIRDWKRSERPAMAPVLLLVPDSVSDPWSQHAGEFGDVIDGIIRIPASKRAIRSHVDGLMAVRQYSLVAARRWERLELYSRAMDNADIGISIADARAEGAPLIYVNRGFVDLTGYSLPEVLGRNCRFLQGDGTDETTVTQLREALEAREPVSVVIRNYRKSGEPFWNQLDIVPVYDDGGTVTHFLGFQRDVTEEIERKRLLEQYEHVFESVSDPVVVLRADTTVVHANGAAIDVFGAGFAGPEPTVLADRLPTELAAIVRRACRIVVETGQTQERELSLSVPTGQKRTFQVKFEHESVSERDGDHIIAIARDISAIREQQGRLTVLDRVLRHNLRNRLTVISGQAEYVTTHADELDPSALADSAGAIQAASDDLLDIVDTVRQFEIGRNPEKSSDPLDVPTLVRSAVSTLRAEYPEIEFSVDGPTTARARCPPQLELCLEQLVERAVDGWERPSGRFAVRIVDDPSNDTVRVRVEVPGMEFSEIALSALEAGSETPLEHTQGIRLWLVKWAVENASGWVSLENTESGGVVILSFQRDAETGSRQTH, from the coding sequence ATGGCCGACGACCGCTCGCCAAACCGCCTTGCGAGTGGTGGCAGGGGGGCCGGCGAAGTTCCGCTCCCCGAACGAGGGGCGACCACGGTCACAGTAGCCGTCCCGGACGGGCGTGATCAACAGCTTCTGACCGAGACGCTCTCTGAGTACGAACTGCGACGCGTCGAGGACGGGATCTCCGAGGGAACGGATATCTGTGTGGTCGGCGTCGGTCAACTCGACGACTGTCGCACACGGATCCGTGACTGGAAACGATCCGAGCGGCCGGCGATGGCACCGGTCTTGCTGTTGGTCCCCGACAGTGTGTCCGACCCCTGGTCACAACACGCCGGGGAGTTCGGTGACGTGATCGACGGGATCATCCGGATACCGGCATCGAAACGCGCGATCCGCTCACACGTCGACGGGCTGATGGCCGTCCGTCAGTACTCGCTGGTCGCCGCACGCCGATGGGAACGGCTCGAACTGTACAGCCGCGCGATGGACAACGCGGACATCGGCATCAGTATCGCCGATGCGCGTGCCGAGGGAGCCCCCCTGATCTACGTCAACCGTGGGTTCGTCGATCTGACCGGCTACTCGCTACCGGAGGTTTTGGGGCGGAACTGTCGGTTTCTCCAGGGAGACGGGACCGACGAGACGACGGTTACGCAACTGCGCGAGGCTCTGGAGGCCCGGGAGCCGGTCTCCGTCGTCATCCGAAACTACCGGAAAAGCGGGGAGCCGTTCTGGAACCAACTGGATATCGTCCCGGTCTACGACGATGGCGGGACGGTGACACACTTCCTCGGGTTCCAGCGGGACGTGACCGAAGAGATCGAACGCAAGCGGCTGCTCGAACAGTACGAACACGTCTTCGAGTCCGTCAGTGATCCGGTCGTCGTGTTGCGTGCGGACACGACGGTGGTCCACGCTAACGGTGCCGCGATAGACGTGTTCGGAGCCGGGTTCGCCGGTCCGGAGCCGACCGTTCTAGCGGACCGTCTCCCCACAGAGCTTGCCGCCATCGTCCGTCGAGCCTGCCGGATCGTCGTCGAGACGGGCCAGACCCAGGAACGGGAGCTGTCGCTTTCGGTTCCGACAGGTCAGAAGCGGACGTTTCAGGTGAAATTCGAACACGAATCCGTCTCGGAGCGCGACGGCGACCATATCATCGCGATCGCGCGTGACATCTCCGCGATCCGCGAACAGCAGGGCCGACTGACCGTACTGGACAGAGTCCTCCGGCACAACCTCCGGAACAGGTTGACGGTCATCTCAGGCCAGGCCGAATACGTCACGACCCACGCCGACGAGCTGGACCCGTCGGCGCTGGCAGATAGCGCCGGAGCGATCCAGGCCGCGTCGGACGATCTGTTGGACATCGTCGATACCGTCAGGCAGTTCGAGATCGGGCGAAACCCCGAGAAATCGAGCGATCCACTCGACGTACCGACACTCGTTCGGTCGGCAGTCTCGACGCTCCGGGCGGAGTATCCGGAGATCGAGTTCTCGGTCGACGGCCCGACGACCGCGAGGGCGCGCTGTCCGCCCCAACTAGAACTCTGTCTCGAACAGCTCGTCGAGCGCGCTGTCGACGGGTGGGAGCGCCCGTCGGGGCGGTTCGCCGTACGGATCGTCGACGATCCGTCGAACGACACAGTTCGAGTTCGGGTAGAGGTCCCGGGTATGGAGTTCTCGGAGATCGCCCTCAGTGCGCTGGAGGCCGGAAGCGAGACGCCGCTGGAACACACACAGGGAATCCGACTCTGGCTCGTCAAGTGGGCTGTCGAGAACGCTAGCGGCTGGGTGTCGCTCGAAAACACCGAGAGCGGTGGCGTGGTGATTCTCTCGTTCCAACGGGACGCCGAGACGGGGAGCAGACAGACACATTGA
- a CDS encoding ATPase domain-containing protein, producing MADSVERERVPSGTPGLDAVLHGGFLRGQTTIVNGGPGTGKTVLALQFLAAGESGLYVGFEERADDLRRNAATLGIDLSSSTILDLSESESRFFTEQGYSLLSPEEAEGTELIGKIGDAIDRESPDRLVIDPLTELRALLPDEYQFRRHISSLVNALKERSITTVCTAQATSENEERDIQFLGDASIEIRRTTDHRSLEVTKFRGSDYAGGRHTYRIRSGTGGHVYPKLVPGDHQDERSREQVGSGIESLDSLLGGGIQRGSVTVISGPSGVGKSTLATVFLRAAAQRGDRPQGFLFEELAADFQYRARQLGLDLDELIERDQLLLTEIESLTQSPDEFAAMVRDSVEEDGVGMVVIDGISGYRLALRGGDSQTQLTRELHALCRYLKRMGVTTLLLDEASTVTGDLTATKDQISYLADNIVFLRYVEIDGEIQKVIGVLKKRYGDFERTIRNVEIGADGLTVGPSVAGYQGVLTGVPRRADEGD from the coding sequence ATGGCAGATTCGGTCGAGCGAGAGCGGGTCCCGTCCGGAACGCCCGGCCTGGACGCCGTGTTACACGGCGGGTTCCTGCGTGGACAGACGACGATCGTCAACGGAGGACCGGGGACCGGCAAGACAGTGCTCGCACTGCAGTTCCTCGCTGCCGGCGAGTCGGGACTGTACGTCGGATTCGAGGAGCGAGCGGACGATCTCCGGCGCAACGCCGCGACCCTGGGGATCGATCTCTCGAGCAGTACGATTCTGGATCTCAGCGAATCGGAATCGCGGTTTTTCACCGAACAGGGGTACTCCCTCCTCTCGCCCGAGGAGGCCGAGGGGACGGAACTCATCGGGAAGATCGGGGACGCGATCGACCGCGAATCGCCCGACAGGCTGGTGATCGACCCGCTGACCGAGCTCCGTGCGCTCCTGCCCGACGAGTATCAGTTTCGGCGCCACATCTCCTCGCTCGTCAACGCACTCAAAGAGCGGTCGATCACGACAGTCTGTACGGCACAGGCGACGAGCGAGAACGAAGAGCGGGACATCCAGTTTCTCGGCGACGCGTCGATCGAGATTCGCCGGACGACGGACCACCGGAGTCTGGAGGTCACGAAGTTCCGCGGCTCGGACTACGCGGGTGGCAGACACACGTACCGCATCCGCTCGGGCACGGGCGGCCACGTCTATCCGAAGTTAGTCCCCGGCGACCACCAGGACGAGCGCTCGCGGGAACAGGTCGGCTCCGGGATCGAATCGCTGGACAGCCTCCTGGGTGGCGGAATCCAGCGTGGGTCCGTGACAGTGATCTCCGGACCCTCGGGCGTCGGGAAGTCGACACTCGCGACCGTGTTCCTGCGGGCGGCGGCCCAGCGCGGCGACCGTCCACAGGGGTTCCTCTTCGAGGAACTCGCCGCTGATTTCCAGTATCGGGCGCGCCAACTCGGCCTCGACCTCGACGAGTTGATCGAACGGGACCAGTTACTGCTGACCGAGATCGAGTCCCTCACACAGAGCCCCGACGAGTTCGCCGCGATGGTCAGAGACAGTGTCGAAGAAGACGGCGTCGGGATGGTCGTCATCGACGGGATCTCGGGGTACCGGCTCGCCCTCCGTGGCGGCGATTCGCAGACCCAACTCACCCGTGAACTCCACGCGCTGTGTCGATATCTCAAACGCATGGGCGTGACGACGCTTCTCCTCGACGAGGCCTCGACCGTCACCGGTGATCTGACCGCCACGAAAGACCAGATCAGCTACCTCGCCGACAACATCGTCTTCCTCCGGTACGTCGAGATCGACGGGGAGATCCAGAAGGTCATCGGCGTCCTCAAGAAACGATACGGTGACTTCGAGCGGACGATCCGGAACGTGGAGATCGGTGCCGACGGGCTCACCGTCGGTCCCTCGGTGGCGGGCTATCAGGGCGTGCTGACCGGCGTGCCCAGACGGGCCGACGAGGGCGACTGA
- a CDS encoding aldo/keto reductase, with product MHYVSAGNADIPTLGVGTFQMDGGECREAVRTALELGYRHVDTAEYYGNEAAVGDAIAASAVDRDDVFVTTKVWRSNLRADDVRRAARASLDRLGLDFVDLLLIHWPHPRVPVEETLGAMAGLRGEGVVEHVGVSNFTRSQLARARRAVDVPIVADQVEYHPYKDQRELREYCADNDLALTAYSPLARGDVLDDPILDGIGDSYGKSPAQVALRWLVQQEGVVAIPKARSRDHLEANLDVFDFSLSRAEMRRIRDRTGSIGRRLRNQLPKLVRSFPL from the coding sequence ATGCATTACGTCTCGGCCGGTAACGCTGACATCCCGACTCTCGGGGTGGGGACCTTCCAGATGGACGGCGGGGAGTGTCGGGAGGCTGTGCGAACTGCTCTGGAACTGGGCTACAGGCACGTCGACACCGCGGAGTACTACGGGAACGAGGCGGCGGTCGGGGACGCGATAGCGGCGTCCGCTGTCGACCGCGACGACGTGTTCGTGACGACCAAGGTGTGGCGGTCGAACCTCCGTGCCGACGACGTCCGGCGGGCGGCACGGGCGAGCCTGGACCGACTGGGGCTCGACTTCGTCGATCTGTTGTTGATCCACTGGCCACATCCACGGGTCCCCGTCGAGGAGACCCTGGGCGCGATGGCCGGCCTCCGCGGCGAGGGGGTGGTCGAGCACGTCGGCGTCAGCAACTTCACCCGATCGCAACTGGCCCGTGCTCGGCGAGCAGTCGACGTCCCGATCGTCGCCGATCAGGTCGAGTACCACCCCTACAAGGACCAGCGGGAACTCCGGGAGTACTGCGCCGACAACGACCTCGCACTGACGGCCTACAGTCCGCTGGCACGGGGCGACGTGCTCGACGACCCGATCCTCGACGGCATCGGGGACAGCTACGGCAAGAGCCCGGCCCAGGTCGCGCTCAGGTGGCTGGTCCAACAGGAGGGAGTCGTCGCCATCCCGAAAGCCCGCAGCCGGGACCACCTGGAGGCGAACCTCGACGTCTTCGACTTCTCGCTGTCCCGGGCGGAGATGCGGCGAATCCGGGATCGGACCGGCAGCATCGGTCGTCGACTCCGCAACCAACTCCCGAAACTCGTCCGGTCGTTCCCGCTGTAA
- a CDS encoding alpha/beta fold hydrolase: MRASAAAPDRECDRAAQVSRVPIGGDRHVAYAEYGDPDGTPLLLFHGTPGSRLVGALFDDPANRKSVRVIALDRPGYGRSSVWPDRRLDDTAAFALPVLDDAGVDTATVAGFSGGGPHALALARTRPERVDRVAVVSGAVPPSLQEEPPAVQRFLGVLGNHAGWLLAGAFAVTGRLARVLPPSFVVSQYTTAEGPALSEAEEELVHEEFVAAIERTRSGAVTEAGLLADPWEFDVAAVESPVSLFHGELDTNVPLAAARRLADTIPGAELRVDDTDHLTTLLRARERVLTACTQ, from the coding sequence ATGCGAGCGAGCGCTGCGGCCCCCGACCGAGAATGTGACCGAGCGGCGCAGGTGTCCCGCGTCCCGATCGGTGGCGACCGTCACGTGGCCTACGCCGAGTACGGCGACCCCGATGGCACACCGCTACTCCTGTTCCACGGCACGCCGGGGTCACGCCTCGTCGGTGCGCTCTTCGACGACCCCGCCAACCGGAAGTCAGTTCGAGTCATCGCGCTCGATCGACCCGGCTACGGCCGATCCAGCGTCTGGCCCGACCGTCGGCTCGACGATACCGCGGCGTTCGCGCTCCCAGTGCTGGACGATGCCGGCGTCGATACGGCGACGGTCGCGGGGTTCTCCGGCGGTGGTCCCCACGCACTCGCACTGGCGAGGACACGGCCGGAGCGTGTCGACCGTGTTGCGGTCGTCTCCGGGGCGGTGCCGCCGAGCCTGCAAGAGGAGCCGCCGGCCGTCCAGCGGTTCCTGGGCGTTCTCGGGAACCACGCCGGCTGGCTCCTGGCCGGGGCGTTCGCCGTCACTGGCCGCCTGGCACGTGTCCTCCCGCCGTCGTTCGTCGTCTCGCAGTACACGACCGCGGAGGGACCGGCGCTCAGTGAGGCCGAGGAAGAACTCGTCCACGAGGAGTTCGTCGCCGCCATCGAGCGAACTCGAAGCGGCGCGGTAACTGAGGCGGGGCTACTCGCCGATCCCTGGGAGTTCGACGTGGCGGCCGTCGAGTCGCCCGTCAGCCTCTTTCACGGAGAGTTGGACACGAACGTTCCGCTGGCGGCTGCCAGACGCTTGGCCGATACTATCCCCGGTGCCGAACTCCGCGTCGACGACACCGATCATCTCACGACGCTGCTTCGCGCTCGGGAGCGCGTTCTCACTGCCTGTACGCAGTGA
- a CDS encoding helix-turn-helix domain-containing protein, with protein MQRVEFAVTYPPDRRHPLHDAVETTAGVSRAELLMWGPTGRITSLLWLDCRPDRAKDLLDAVDSTTRELIGEGTGTYAFLEQDHYELDTGVLAVVADARVIFLPPVVFQEAGEATVEAVGSRATLGEFYEALDERVPTTIRRVRPFERRQATGVLTDRQRAALDAASAVGYYEIPRTGSVADVATELDCAHSTAGELLRKAEAALVAAAVGDG; from the coding sequence GTGCAACGGGTCGAGTTCGCCGTCACGTATCCGCCGGATCGAAGGCATCCACTCCACGACGCCGTCGAGACGACTGCGGGCGTCTCGCGCGCCGAACTGCTGATGTGGGGGCCGACGGGCCGGATCACGTCGCTGTTGTGGCTCGATTGCCGGCCGGACCGGGCAAAAGACCTGCTCGATGCGGTCGATTCCACGACGAGGGAACTGATCGGGGAGGGGACGGGCACCTACGCGTTTCTCGAACAGGACCACTACGAACTCGATACGGGCGTGCTGGCTGTCGTCGCCGACGCACGCGTCATCTTCCTCCCGCCGGTCGTCTTCCAGGAAGCGGGAGAGGCGACGGTCGAAGCCGTCGGAAGCCGGGCCACACTGGGGGAGTTCTACGAGGCACTGGACGAGCGTGTCCCGACGACGATCCGGCGGGTCCGCCCCTTCGAGCGCCGACAGGCGACCGGCGTTCTCACCGATCGCCAGCGTGCAGCCCTCGATGCCGCGTCGGCGGTCGGCTACTACGAGATACCCAGAACCGGGAGCGTCGCCGACGTGGCGACCGAACTCGACTGCGCCCACAGCACCGCCGGCGAACTCCTCCGAAAGGCAGAGGCCGCGCTCGTCGCAGCGGCCGTCGGGGACGGCTGA
- a CDS encoding type IV pilin produces the protein MVGVVVLVGTLLTVLAFSFGDSVSSVAPTADIEFESRYFEDGVAKNDSVVITHDGGDRLRRTRLEVVVGGTTVFNDTADSESNNDSPSTDVRGLIVEINDDEFNDLNKPPSIAPSDTRGGPPGDGDGSDPGVVNEWEENVTAGQRLVIQERNDPEAVDVLEPCDPIKVIWRGQAATAIIDEGTVAPGTGCDG, from the coding sequence ATGGTCGGCGTAGTCGTCCTCGTGGGAACGCTCCTGACGGTGCTCGCGTTCTCGTTTGGCGACAGCGTCTCGTCGGTCGCGCCGACGGCCGACATCGAGTTCGAGTCCCGCTACTTCGAGGACGGTGTCGCGAAAAACGACTCCGTCGTCATCACGCACGACGGTGGCGACCGACTGCGACGGACGCGCCTGGAAGTCGTCGTCGGCGGGACGACAGTGTTCAACGATACCGCCGACAGCGAGAGCAACAACGACTCGCCGTCGACCGACGTGAGAGGGCTGATCGTCGAGATCAACGACGACGAGTTCAACGACCTCAACAAGCCCCCGTCGATCGCACCGTCAGACACCCGTGGCGGACCCCCGGGCGACGGGGACGGCTCCGACCCCGGTGTGGTCAACGAGTGGGAGGAAAACGTCACGGCCGGCCAGCGACTCGTCATCCAGGAACGGAACGATCCGGAGGCAGTCGACGTTCTCGAACCCTGTGATCCGATCAAGGTCATCTGGCGTGGCCAAGCGGCGACGGCGATAATCGACGAAGGGACGGTCGCCCCGGGAACAGGCTGTGATGGGTGA